In Methanobrevibacter sp., a single window of DNA contains:
- a CDS encoding DUF788 domain-containing protein: MVSQKIVSIVLLVLSTIAILACLVIDFDAWIVYAVAIFGIPAWVLSLGLLTMAKPKPEDAEERVKEPFTGY; the protein is encoded by the coding sequence ATGGTTAGTCAAAAAATTGTATCTATTGTATTATTGGTATTATCAACAATAGCTATTCTTGCCTGTTTGGTTATAGACTTCGATGCATGGATTGTCTATGCTGTAGCTATTTTTGGTATTCCTGCATGGGTTTTGTCTTTAGGACTATTGACAATGGCTAAACCGAAACCTGAAGATGCTGAAGAAAGGGTGAAAGAACCATTTACTGGATATTAG
- a CDS encoding DUF1959 family protein yields MDDDAKLRLMQERIIKSFAWQRDIIVPLSKDFDCTVEELEEVFFNLFDMSSLEALHGTFESAEDICLYQKFNADLRLCWFSGSLEVISPEDAKNLKMKLVEEVKNGKSYEEALKEGQLEIFELLKKEAIY; encoded by the coding sequence ATGGATGATGATGCTAAATTGAGATTGATGCAAGAAAGAATTATTAAAAGTTTTGCTTGGCAGAGAGATATTATTGTCCCGCTTTCCAAGGATTTTGATTGTACTGTTGAAGAATTGGAAGAGGTATTCTTCAATCTGTTTGACATGTCTTCTCTTGAGGCATTGCACGGAACTTTCGAATCAGCTGAAGACATATGCCTGTATCAGAAGTTTAACGCTGATTTAAGATTATGCTGGTTCAGCGGTTCTCTGGAAGTAATATCTCCTGAAGATGCAAAAAATCTTAAAATGAAATTGGTAGAAGAAGTTAAAAACGGAAAATCTTATGAAGAGGCCTTAAAAGAAGGTCAATTAGAAATATTTGAACTGTTAAAAAAAGAAGCAATATACTGA
- a CDS encoding nickel-dependent hydrogenase large subunit gives MIVPIGPIHPALKEPIRLKLQTEGERVVKAEIEYGYVHRGIEKIIEGKTWQKGIYLSERVCGICSYEHTQTFAETIEQISDVDVPVRAQFLRVIANELDRIQSHFLANSTFFKSMDHETLFMHVLELREYAMDSIELLTGNRVNMGWNVVGGVRMDADERHFEPILKNLEKIEEGFEITRNLFAEGPALALRCKGIGYMSKKEAIKGRAVGPIGRASGITEDYRIGHYTYDDYFDFNVITRNEGDNYARTMTRFDEIPESISILRQAIENIPKGEVRTPANIKSGYAMRKNEAPRGEVTYMIETNGNLIKNISIRTPSIANMDSCAKYMIRDVPTVADAVSTYASCDPCVACAERVAITDEAGKTAIKDFYEVK, from the coding sequence ATGATAGTGCCTATTGGTCCAATTCACCCTGCTTTAAAGGAACCTATCAGATTGAAATTGCAGACTGAAGGTGAAAGGGTAGTTAAGGCAGAAATTGAATACGGTTATGTTCATAGGGGAATTGAAAAGATAATTGAAGGAAAAACCTGGCAGAAGGGAATTTATCTTTCTGAAAGGGTTTGCGGTATCTGTTCATATGAACACACACAAACTTTTGCAGAGACTATTGAACAGATTTCAGATGTGGATGTTCCAGTAAGAGCTCAATTTTTAAGAGTTATTGCAAATGAATTAGACAGAATTCAAAGTCATTTCCTTGCAAATTCAACATTTTTCAAATCAATGGACCATGAAACCTTATTTATGCATGTTCTGGAGTTAAGGGAATATGCAATGGATTCAATTGAATTGTTAACTGGTAACAGGGTTAATATGGGTTGGAATGTTGTTGGAGGCGTAAGGATGGATGCGGATGAACGCCATTTCGAACCGATTCTCAAAAACCTTGAAAAAATAGAGGAAGGTTTTGAAATTACCCGTAATCTGTTTGCGGAAGGTCCTGCACTTGCCTTAAGATGTAAAGGAATAGGATACATGTCCAAAAAAGAAGCAATTAAAGGAAGAGCAGTCGGTCCAATCGGAAGGGCTTCCGGTATTACAGAAGATTACCGTATAGGTCACTATACATATGACGATTACTTTGATTTTAATGTTATTACAAGAAATGAAGGAGACAATTATGCAAGAACAATGACCAGATTTGATGAAATACCTGAATCAATCAGCATTCTCAGACAAGCTATAGAAAATATTCCAAAAGGTGAAGTTCGTACTCCTGCAAATATTAAATCTGGTTATGCAATGCGTAAAAATGAAGCTCCTCGTGGTGAAGTAACCTATATGATTGAAACTAATGGTAATTTAATTAAAAACATTTCAATCAGAACTCCAAGTATTGCAAATATGGACTCCTGTGCAAAATACATGATTCGTGATGTTCCAACTGTTGCGGATGCGGTATCCACCTACGCTTCATGTGACCCTTGTGTTGCATGTGCTGAAAGGGTGGCCATTACTGATGAGGCCGGAAAAACTGCAATAAAAGATTTTTATGAGGTGAAATAA
- a CDS encoding 4Fe-4S binding protein produces the protein MSSLMWYVYEFARKAWADAFTNAHSQPEISEKPERFRDFPKVNKEYCIGCGACTVSCPSPNAIKLVRDEDSEEGEGLTYPVIKPGACIRCGFCAEVCPTDPKTLECGENHLILPEFNIIPSKRQYIVDDYLCIKCKKCLKKCPVDAISETDGKVVVDQLKCISCGECIDVCPVNGAMKGVFVENLQDQKELILLCVNYIEEYINSKEEDLRALDKDGLLQYEIPVSEIWEDAMKIIPDEEVALEIISNAINRLKVRIIDWDKSKCEKCQLCIPDCPTQCISFDDDEDTIVRDKNKCLRCSICYQTCPFSVIKYFISKFSMEDDETIHVTVKTSNLNEDLFME, from the coding sequence ATGTCATCTCTAATGTGGTATGTTTATGAGTTTGCAAGAAAGGCATGGGCAGATGCATTTACCAATGCACATTCTCAACCTGAGATTTCTGAAAAACCTGAACGTTTCAGGGACTTTCCGAAAGTAAATAAGGAGTATTGTATAGGTTGTGGTGCATGTACAGTTTCATGTCCGTCTCCGAATGCAATAAAACTGGTCCGTGATGAGGATTCAGAAGAGGGAGAAGGTTTAACTTATCCTGTAATTAAGCCGGGAGCATGTATTCGATGCGGTTTCTGTGCAGAAGTGTGTCCTACTGATCCTAAAACTTTGGAATGTGGAGAAAACCATTTAATTTTACCTGAATTCAATATTATTCCATCCAAAAGACAATATATAGTGGATGATTATTTATGCATCAAATGTAAGAAATGTTTGAAAAAATGTCCTGTTGATGCAATCAGTGAAACCGATGGAAAAGTGGTTGTTGACCAGCTCAAATGTATTTCATGCGGTGAATGTATTGATGTTTGCCCTGTTAACGGCGCAATGAAAGGAGTATTTGTAGAAAACTTACAGGACCAGAAGGAATTGATTCTTTTATGCGTAAACTACATTGAAGAGTACATTAACAGTAAGGAAGAAGACCTGAGAGCTTTGGACAAAGACGGTCTTCTGCAGTATGAGATTCCTGTTTCTGAAATTTGGGAGGATGCAATGAAAATTATTCCTGATGAGGAAGTTGCTTTAGAAATCATTTCCAATGCGATAAATAGGCTTAAAGTCAGAATCATCGACTGGGATAAATCCAAATGTGAAAAATGTCAACTGTGTATTCCTGACTGTCCGACCCAGTGTATTTCTTTTGATGATGATGAAGACACAATTGTAAGAGATAAAAATAAATGTTTAAGATGCAGTATCTGTTATCAGACATGTCCGTTTTCCGTAATTAAATATTTCATATCTAAATTTTCAATGGAAGATGATGAGACTATTCATGTTACTGTAAAAACATCTAATCTAAATGAGGATTTATTCATGGAGTGA
- a CDS encoding NADH-quinone oxidoreductase subunit H, with translation MNLMAEILIQVIIAFLAGSLLLGLHRKIMARVQKRPGPPIVQHLIHSLKFFFKETAFPKTVSKVFYVGITFILALIWIVGVIVGPVAHGSLLILFGVYAVYKIVEHNSGSSSGSPYGKLSCVRAVLSAATELPLFAAIIFVYLITGTMNIGEIITYQSVHGPLIFTIPLAAVMFFMLIITKSPYSPFAITKDKVLISGFETEHFGLLRGFMHFSESIAWYVMLWVFLTIFCGPLTAVGYLIGMIVITFITGFINAATPIFSPNHSVMTQITIGAICFFGTILMIFTGVVA, from the coding sequence ATGAATTTAATGGCAGAAATTTTAATTCAAGTTATTATTGCATTTCTAGCGGGAAGCCTTCTTCTGGGATTGCATAGGAAAATCATGGCTCGTGTTCAAAAACGTCCTGGACCACCTATTGTCCAACATCTGATACACTCTTTAAAATTCTTCTTTAAAGAGACTGCATTTCCAAAAACAGTTTCAAAAGTATTTTATGTAGGTATTACATTTATATTGGCGTTAATTTGGATTGTAGGGGTTATTGTAGGTCCTGTAGCACACGGATCATTATTAATACTCTTCGGTGTTTATGCAGTTTATAAAATCGTTGAGCACAACTCTGGATCAAGTTCAGGTTCTCCGTACGGTAAGCTAAGTTGTGTAAGGGCTGTACTTTCAGCGGCTACTGAACTTCCACTGTTTGCAGCAATAATTTTCGTTTATCTGATAACAGGAACCATGAACATTGGTGAAATTATCACTTACCAGTCTGTGCATGGTCCATTGATATTCACAATCCCGCTTGCGGCAGTAATGTTTTTCATGCTGATTATTACAAAATCCCCGTATTCACCATTTGCAATTACAAAGGATAAGGTTTTAATTTCAGGTTTTGAAACCGAACACTTCGGACTCCTGAGAGGATTTATGCACTTTTCAGAGTCAATTGCATGGTATGTAATGCTTTGGGTATTTTTAACAATATTCTGTGGTCCGTTAACTGCTGTAGGTTATCTGATTGGAATGATTGTAATTACATTCATAACCGGATTTATCAATGCGGCAACTCCGATATTCAGTCCAAATCATTCAGTCATGACTCAAATTACTATAGGAGCAATATGCTTCTTCGGAACTATATTGATGATATTTACAGGAGTGGTAGCATGA
- a CDS encoding NADH-quinone oxidoreductase subunit B family protein gives MLNAIRDVVRKSSIHVCIVNCGGCNGCDVECVALLSPRYDLEQYGIYVHNNPREADVLLLTGAVTEQWKDNLKRIYDKAPEPKIAVAVGNCPVSGDVFNQEGGHVNAPASNFIPVAAEIPGCPPRPNEILEAILAVGPQAIADRGREQQ, from the coding sequence ATGTTAAATGCTATAAGGGATGTTGTGAGGAAAAGCTCAATCCATGTCTGTATCGTAAATTGTGGCGGATGCAATGGATGCGACGTTGAATGTGTTGCACTGTTGTCTCCAAGATACGACTTAGAGCAATATGGTATTTATGTTCACAATAATCCTCGTGAAGCTGATGTTCTATTGTTGACCGGTGCTGTTACCGAACAATGGAAAGATAACTTAAAAAGGATATATGATAAAGCTCCTGAACCGAAAATAGCAGTAGCGGTAGGAAACTGTCCGGTATCTGGTGATGTATTTAATCAGGAAGGGGGACATGTAAATGCTCCTGCATCAAATTTCATCCCAGTTGCTGCAGAAATTCCAGGCTGTCCGCCAAGGCCAAATGAAATATTGGAAGCTATTTTGGCTGTAGGACCACAAGCTATTGCTGATCGTGGGAGGGAACAACAATGA
- a CDS encoding EhaG family protein translates to MVILPTAVPSAFLSMYLPAIYAGLIVGFIGTMAIAMKREEIHILILTDIVGLAMIFVVSAVGTDLAEALILPGLVVELAETLAISEILITREMRIIEQNPRRNLPKSSSLFPQPFALNMEILNTAPNFIALVLIGYGIFLTGFTGGAVAGGGIVLYALSKKARGLPVLMLDGIAGVSGIAWCLWIIGFLLFFVAPQYWLLSLFLAACGLLLKVASKVGLIGLLMREDIDKE, encoded by the coding sequence ATGGTTATCTTACCTACAGCAGTTCCTAGTGCATTCCTGTCAATGTATCTGCCTGCAATCTACGCAGGTCTGATTGTTGGTTTTATCGGAACTATGGCAATTGCAATGAAAAGAGAAGAAATCCATATTCTTATCCTGACAGATATAGTTGGTCTTGCAATGATATTTGTTGTCTCTGCAGTCGGAACCGACCTTGCGGAAGCATTGATTTTACCTGGTCTGGTTGTAGAGCTTGCAGAAACTCTGGCCATATCTGAAATTTTAATTACAAGAGAAATGCGTATAATTGAACAGAATCCAAGAAGAAATCTACCTAAATCTTCTTCCCTTTTCCCGCAGCCTTTTGCATTGAATATGGAAATACTCAATACTGCTCCTAATTTCATTGCATTGGTACTGATCGGTTACGGTATTTTCCTGACAGGATTTACAGGAGGGGCAGTAGCCGGTGGAGGAATAGTATTATATGCATTATCTAAAAAAGCAAGAGGACTTCCGGTATTGATGCTGGATGGTATTGCAGGAGTTTCTGGAATAGCATGGTGTTTATGGATTATAGGTTTCCTATTGTTCTTTGTAGCACCTCAATATTGGTTATTAAGTTTATTCTTGGCAGCATGTGGATTATTATTAAAAGTAGCTTCAAAAGTTGGTTTAATTGGACTACTTATGAGAGAGGACATTGATAAGGAGTAG
- a CDS encoding EhaF family protein — protein sequence MRIGVLWNKLADPKNVPRLFAFSLGIILIIGLIVPMALNPDQLYVRPAPQEQIDEGLAIAPYDRGGEVLTQAGVINPQYPDNAASLGMITGYMSPLAQFISSISPYFGTSIYSSPGGLVDEILYYTRGFDTILESSILMMSFIIASWLSINYTMNRKNDEKEIKDDVKKAISASAKVANEVKVNDEKARAKQLRRDN from the coding sequence ATGAGGATTGGAGTTTTATGGAATAAACTTGCAGACCCTAAAAATGTGCCTCGTTTATTTGCATTCAGTTTAGGAATTATTCTGATTATAGGTCTGATTGTGCCGATGGCATTGAATCCTGACCAGCTGTATGTAAGGCCTGCTCCTCAAGAGCAAATCGATGAGGGATTGGCCATCGCACCATATGACAGGGGCGGTGAAGTATTAACCCAGGCGGGTGTAATCAATCCTCAATATCCTGACAATGCAGCAAGTTTGGGTATGATAACAGGATATATGTCACCGTTGGCTCAATTTATATCATCTATTTCCCCGTACTTCGGAACATCAATCTATTCATCCCCTGGAGGACTTGTGGATGAAATTTTATACTACACTAGGGGTTTCGATACAATATTGGAATCCAGTATCTTGATGATGTCATTCATAATCGCTTCATGGTTATCCATCAACTACACCATGAACCGTAAAAATGACGAAAAAGAAATCAAGGATGATGTGAAAAAGGCCATTTCTGCTTCTGCAAAAGTAGCAAATGAAGTAAAGGTCAATGATGAAAAAGCAAGAGCAAAACAGTTGAGGAGGGATAATTAA
- a CDS encoding energy-converting hydrogenase subunit EhaL family protein, whose protein sequence is MLDYMIYILTFAVGSILGLLYSYKQHGEPFVAVTALNVPFAIVSTVGWVLGFCSGNIILSAVGFLLAGFVMGERPGYGRKETAIGLIIAIIVYILLKFNGMM, encoded by the coding sequence ATGTTAGATTATATGATTTATATACTTACATTTGCAGTTGGATCTATTCTTGGTTTGCTTTACAGTTATAAGCAGCATGGCGAACCTTTTGTAGCTGTTACAGCACTTAATGTTCCCTTTGCTATAGTCTCAACTGTCGGATGGGTTTTAGGATTTTGTTCAGGTAATATTATTTTATCCGCAGTAGGTTTTCTCCTGGCAGGATTTGTAATGGGTGAAAGGCCGGGTTACGGTAGAAAAGAAACAGCCATTGGTTTAATTATTGCGATAATTGTCTATATATTATTAAAATTTAATGGTATGATGTGA